CCTGAGGAAGGGCTGGACCCGGGACATTTCGAAGACGTTTTTGAGAGAAAGGATTTCAGAATGGGACAACCGATTTGCTGTGTGGGCGACATGCACGTCTGCAACATCACGATCCCTGCCACCCCGGCCAGCCCCGCGGTCAAGCACCTTGGCGGACCGGTCGTGCAGCCGGGCCAGTTCCAGGTCCGCGTGATGGGGCGCCCTGTCGCGGTCGTCACCGGTCAGACGATCTGCATGAACCTCATCATCCCACCCGGCGCGCCGCCGGTGCCGACTCCCGACCCGATGGTCAAGGGCTCCATGATTGTGCGGATCAACAACCTGCCGGTCATGCGGATCACCGATCTTTGTTCCCACGGCGGCCAGATGTCGACCGGCAACCCGATGGTCAAGATCGCCATGTGATCGGCCACGGCGGTTCGCTGCGGGCAAGGGCGTCACGATCGACCCGACCTACGGTTGACAGCTGTCAACCAACCCGATCTACCTGCGGACGCCGGCCCTTTCGGCCGGCGTTTGAATGAAAGAGGTTCGTATCCATGTCCTTGCGCACACTCGCCTGTCTTGCCGCCTTTGCCTGCCCGTCGCTCTCGGCGCCCGTCAGCGCGCAGGAGGATGTCGTCAACGGCCAGAAATTCGGCGCCTGGACGGTCTCCTGCGAGGCGCTCGGCAAGAACCGGACCACCTGCATCCTGAGTCAGAGCCTGAGCCGCGACACCGACAACGCCTTCATCGCGCAGATGATGGCCTTCTGGTCGTCGGACGGCAGCAAGCGTTTCATCGCCGCGCGCGTACCGTTGGGCGCCTACCTGCCCTCGGGCTTCGCGATCCGGGCCGAGGAATCCGACGAGGCGATCCCCTTCGTCTGGCAGTCCTGCTTTGGCAAGGTGTGCGAAGCCATGCGCGAAATCGATCCGGAGCAGATGGACACCGTCGCTTTGGAGAAGGGCACCGTTCTGGGCAGCTTCCGCCCCCGGCTTGGCATGGACCCGTTCATCTTCCGCTTCTCGATGGAAGGTCTGGACGCCGGTCTCGAAGCGCTGCGTCCCACCGCCGCCGAGTGACGTGGTGAGGTTGACAGCTGTCAACCTCATGCCGCCCGCCGCCCGTTGCCATTGAGCAGCGCCATCACCATCGGCCCGGTCGAGAACGCCCCTTCCGCGCCGCGCATCGTCAGGCTGCGCAGGTAGCCGCCCGGGCTCTGGATCTGGTCGGCGCGTTGCAGGATACAGGCCACGGTCACCGCAGCGTTGCAGGCCCCAAGATGCGTGACCGCCTCGACCCAGGCGCTGGGGCTGATGCCCAGCATCCCGCGCAGGAAGTCAGCCGTGTCGACAAGATCGCCCCAAGTCTCGATGGGCCTTCGGGCATAATCCAGAACATCAGGGCAGGCCTTCAGAACCAGCACTAACGGGATGGGTGGCGCGCTGTCGGACCCGCCGCCCCTGCCCTTTTCTGGGCTAAGTTCAGAAACAGAGGTTTCTGGATTTGAAGTCTGAAGGTGCCGCCCGGAATCGCTGTCTTTGCCGCTCATTTCTTCCGTTTCCTGCGGAATGTCCTGCGTCTTCTCCACAGCGTCAGACACAGCCTCCGACACAGGCACGACCGCTTCTTTCAGCGCGCTCAGAACCTCCGTCGCCTGATCCTCGATCACCTGTAGGTCACCGAACCCCAGCTTGCGGCGCAGGGCACGCTGCATCAGCCGCAGCGCATCGTCCCAGGCATCCCACGTGCCGGACAGCCCCGCATCGCGGCCATAGACCAGCAGCTTGACCGCATCCCGGACGATCAGCACGACACGCTCTCTGAGAGTGCGAAGCGCCTCTGCCTCGGCCCGGGCCTGTTCGGCGGCATCGACGATGTCGGGCGCACGGACGAGCAGGGGGCGCAGGTCGAAGCCGAAGGCGGTCACGACCTCGCCGGTTCCGTCACGACGCACGTAGCGCTTGCCGTTGGGGCTGTCGTGGCGCAGCAGCAGACCGGCGCCCACAAGGGCCGCGAGGTGACGGCGCAGCGTGCTTTCCGCCATGCCATGCGCGCGTTCCGCCAGCATCCGGTTGGACGGGTAGACGATCAGGTTCTCGCCGTCCTCCAGGTGGTCCGCTTTGTGGAAGCTCAGCAGCGCGTTCAGCACCGTGAGATCCCGGTCGGATACGCCGAAGGCACCACGCGCCACGCATAGCGCGCGGAACAGTTCCCATTTGGCAAAGCGCTGCCATGCGGCAGGCCGCGCGGCCTCCGCCTGCGATGCCAGCAGACCAGCCGTCACCGCCCGCCCACCGAAGGGCGTCACTGTCAGTCGTTCCATTTTCCTGTCACGAGACAAAAGAATTTCCGCCCGCCGAATCGGCAGTTGTTGACAGCTGTCAACGTCCGCGGCTATCCTGAGATTGCTACATCAGAGGGAAGCCTTCCGGGACCACGTCTTGGGGGGCTTTTCTTTTTCCTTCTGCCTGTTCGTGCCTCCTTGTTCCTGTCTGCTCGGTGTCTTCGGGGCGGGTCACGTTCCGCCCGTCGGGGTCTTGCGGGGCAGGGGGGGCGCCCCCGTCCCGTCACTCTCCGCGTTTGGCTTGCCAGTCGCGGAAGATCTCTTCGATGTTCTCTTCGAGCCACGTGTCGAAGCCGTCGGCATGGGCCGTGCGGACCTCGACCGTCAGCTTGTCCTTGCCGCGCGTGACCTTGCCCAGCACCTTGCCGGGCGCGGCCTGAAGCGTCTTCGGGCGCGGCTTGTCGGCTTTCGGCGCGGCGGGGGCCTTGGGCTTGTGGTGCTTCTCCATCCACGCCAGAAGCGCCTCGAACCGGGCGTCGGAGGTGTCGTGAAGCTGCGCGTCCGCCATGGCGATGCCGTGGTCGGTGTCCCAACCGGTCTGGGTCCAGGCCCTGGAAAAGGCCAGCCAGCGGTCGCGGCCGATCCCCGGGGCGGAGCCGATGCGTTCGATCACCTCCACCGGCACCGCTTCCGCCACCTGCAACATGCGCGAGATCAGCGTCTTGTCGGTCGACAGCGCGTCGCCGATCACCTTGCGGTCATAGCCCGCGTCGACCATCTGCCGGGCGAAGTTCACCCGCTCGATGAACGACAGATCCCGCCGGGCAGAGTTCTCCTGCCCCTGCGCAAGGA
This window of the Sagittula stellata E-37 genome carries:
- a CDS encoding invasion associated locus B family protein, whose translation is MSLRTLACLAAFACPSLSAPVSAQEDVVNGQKFGAWTVSCEALGKNRTTCILSQSLSRDTDNAFIAQMMAFWSSDGSKRFIAARVPLGAYLPSGFAIRAEESDEAIPFVWQSCFGKVCEAMREIDPEQMDTVALEKGTVLGSFRPRLGMDPFIFRFSMEGLDAGLEALRPTAAE
- the repC gene encoding plasmid replication protein RepC; protein product: MERLTVTPFGGRAVTAGLLASQAEAARPAAWQRFAKWELFRALCVARGAFGVSDRDLTVLNALLSFHKADHLEDGENLIVYPSNRMLAERAHGMAESTLRRHLAALVGAGLLLRHDSPNGKRYVRRDGTGEVVTAFGFDLRPLLVRAPDIVDAAEQARAEAEALRTLRERVVLIVRDAVKLLVYGRDAGLSGTWDAWDDALRLMQRALRRKLGFGDLQVIEDQATEVLSALKEAVVPVSEAVSDAVEKTQDIPQETEEMSGKDSDSGRHLQTSNPETSVSELSPEKGRGGGSDSAPPIPLVLVLKACPDVLDYARRPIETWGDLVDTADFLRGMLGISPSAWVEAVTHLGACNAAVTVACILQRADQIQSPGGYLRSLTMRGAEGAFSTGPMVMALLNGNGRRAA
- the repB gene encoding plasmid partitioning protein RepB yields the protein MARKNLLKGLMEEAATKKTEPDDKPRVEPRYSKGAIGAVSQQIAELKSRSVVELDPFTIKAGGLKDRLDFDEKSHQVLMASLKEYGQQVPVLVRPDPEEDGAYQIVYGRRRVLAMRDLKMPVKALIRDLDDEAAILAQGQENSARRDLSFIERVNFARQMVDAGYDRKVIGDALSTDKTLISRMLQVAEAVPVEVIERIGSAPGIGRDRWLAFSRAWTQTGWDTDHGIAMADAQLHDTSDARFEALLAWMEKHHKPKAPAAPKADKPRPKTLQAAPGKVLGKVTRGKDKLTVEVRTAHADGFDTWLEENIEEIFRDWQAKRGE
- a CDS encoding PAAR domain-containing protein yields the protein MGQPICCVGDMHVCNITIPATPASPAVKHLGGPVVQPGQFQVRVMGRPVAVVTGQTICMNLIIPPGAPPVPTPDPMVKGSMIVRINNLPVMRITDLCSHGGQMSTGNPMVKIAM